The Helicoverpa armigera isolate CAAS_96S chromosome 28, ASM3070526v1, whole genome shotgun sequence genomic interval CTATGAGAATTAAAATcgttgcttttttatttaatagctttTACATAGTagcttttttagggttccgtacccaaagggtaatacgggaccctattgttttcgctcctctgttcggccgtccgtccatccgtccgtccgtctgtaaccaggctgtatctcatgaaccgtgatagttagagagttgaaattcatagatgatgtatttctgttgccgctataacaacaaatactgaaaactagaatacaataaatattttgggggccttccatacaaaaaacgtgattttttttgtctgttttataaataatggtacggaactaGTTATTAGAAATAGTAGAATGGCTGAGTAAGGGCCTATTCACACTGAATAGACAGAGACCGGGTAGggactgtttttattttgttcactaAATATGTAGGTGCCTAATGATTTTCCATAACTTGAATTCACTGAAGTCTATAAGAAAGAAACTATGAACTGCAGACGAGAATTGCtgcacaaaaaacaataaacacatCAGCATTAGCGCCATCTACTGGATATGAGAGAAACTCAATGTATACCTAACGCTTTGCCACTGGCAAGCGCGAGGGCGCGATGCGAAGCGATATAATCTTGTTTAGtttgaaatagttttatctccaaaaagtacctactacatacctaaatattttggtaaagtTAAAGCTTGGGTAACCGGTAAAGCAAGCGATGGGTGGGTGCGAGCATAGAAGATTTTTCAAGTGAAATCAAGATTGCAATAAGTGAAACAGCAAAAGTAAGCacttatacaatatttatttacaatttagcAAAATGCAACGTCACCATGACAGATACAATTTTTAACACGACTTGGCACTAAAATTTTCACAATGAAAGCAGCGGAGGCACCTTTTCATCCCCTTGCAGTTCAATTTCCCAAGAAATGAGAATCACACCAATAAGGTTCATCTTCTACATTTCCAGACCAATCCCACAGTTTTGTGCGTAGTTTCGATACAAAATCAATGTTTCCACCAAACAATTTTCGTGAAGATCAGTCCTGTTTAATATAGGCAGTCAATATAGTAAGTTTCGGTGTCATTCTTGGAAAATGGTGGCGTCTGAAGCTGTGAGCCTGGCTATTTCAGTCGCCCGCTTTGGCAACACGCCGCGTAGACTTCCCGCAAGTGGTGAAAGCCAAATGGTACGGCTTCAAACATTGCGAGACCTACAAAAAAGAAATTTCTTACATTTTTTTGTCCAAAAAGAATTTTTCGTTTTCGTGACATTGCATGGCCTCCCCTGTCAGTGGATCTGTGACAGGCAACATTTTTAAGGAGTCTTTTGTGCAAggagtaatataaaaaagtctAGCATATTTAATGTGaacaagtatatttttaaattagtagtATATTAccttttttctctttaaatgTTCCCTGATACGTTCGGTTTTTTAATCTAAAATAGTTTAGTCAGTCGATTTATGAGATGAATAGTCGATTTTCTCTTGATGTTTCTTAACTGCGCAGACACATTCACATCCCTACAAACGTCAAATTcataattgcaaaataaatcaGATCGACAGATCGAAgttctttgttttcattttaatttattgaaatttaagtttaaaacttcctttaaaaccttttataagtcaataAACAAGAATATTAACACGTGTTGGTGCCACAACTAAAGTGATTTATTTGGAAATTTCCTTAATGACGTAATAGAGAAGGGGTGTTACGATGAGCGAAACGAAATCTTTCGTAAACTTCTCATGTCAGCGATGTTTACAGCCTCTAAAGCTGGACGAGTCTCTGAACAACCTCGGTGAGCACACCATTGCCGATTTAACACTACAGATCCGCCGAAACAATGAGGTCGACTTGGATATGCAGTCTACGAGTTTGGAGCACTACGTTCCACCGTTTCGTATGTCAGAGTCTGGGAATGGCGCAAATGGCTTCATGGTCATCTCGGACGGCTGGGAAACAACCTCATTAGGCCACCAGTTACACGTCAAAGCCACTCTATTCGATTTACTGTCTAACAATTCTGATGTTGACCATCCTCTTTGCGATGAATGCACGGATACGCTATTAGAACTCATGGACAACCAGTTGAGGCAGACGGAGGCTGAATGGAAAGATTACAATgactatttaaaaaagttagAGGATGATAAAgaagatttgaatttggaaggtCTTGAAAAAGAGCTGGAAGATTGGAAACAGGAACAAAGCAGATTATTGCAGGAGTTATCAGCATTACAAAAAGAAGAAAGAGCTATGAAGGAAGAGATTGAAGTACAGGAAAGAGAAAAAGAGAGACTGGAGAAGGAACAGGATGTTTATTGGAGGGAATACACAAGATATCGGAAAGATTTGATGACAATTGAAGATCAAATGAAGTTTTACGAATGTCAATTAGCATACACTCAGTCACAATTAGAGAAATTGAAGAAAACTAATGTATTCAAGGCTGCTTTTCATATTTCAGATTCTGGTCAGTTTGGTATCATTAACAATTTCAGACTCGGTCGCTTGCCATCTGCACCAGTTGATTGGTCTGAAATAAACGCAGCTTGGGGCCAAACCGTCCTCCTACTATCTTCTTTAGCCAGAAAAATCTGTTTTAACTTTCAGCGGTATAAACTTGTGCCATACGGTAATCATTCGTACATTGAAGTGttagaagaccagaaagtgttACCGTTGTATGGTTCCGGTGGTTTCCGTTTGCTTTGGGACACTAAATTTGATGCTGCAATGGTAGCGTTCTTAGATTGTCTTCAGCAGTTCAAGGAGCAAGTTGAAAAGGGTAATACAGGTTTCTGCTTACCCTATAGAATAGATAAAGGCAAGATTGAAGATACAGCCTCTCCTCCCCATGCTTATTCAATAAAGATTCAGTTTAATTCTGAAGAGCATTGGACCAAAGCTCTCAAGTATATGCTTACTAATCTAAAGTGGGCCTTAACCTGGATTTCCTCACAGTTTAGTGAAGATAAGCTGGAAAATCCATGAACATTACATACTCTATtctataaaaaccttttttcacAAACCTATGCTTAGTTTAAAAGTTGCTAGCTAAAAGATTATCCAACCTCTTTACTTGCActactttttgaaatatgtgtaaaattaaaaaaaaaaatgtgcaatcccattgttatttttgttgttatttaatatactggatatttaagtttttgttacaaacaaaatgtgtaattaagttttatatttgttgTGTTTCCAATGTTCAGTACAATGCTGTGATTCTCTATATTATTATTCccaatttgtatataaataagtagCCGTCGttactatgtaaataatatatctagCTCATAATAAATCTATTGTAGTATTtattcaacaatattttatttttcctttgtaaACTAAACTATGTAGAAATAGTCTTATTCCACGctatgttaaacaaaaatttttaAAACAGTGCCATCTGTTGTTCTAAATTGGTACTAACGCAGTAGCTTCACAGAAGTCTGGGGAACTAGTTCTTATAACAGAACATAGATGTCGCTGCCATTTTCACTGATCACTgtaattttttaaccgacttcaaaaaaggaggttttcagtttgacctgtatgtatgtttgtgcgctaTTATCTCACGTtaggctgaaccgattttgatgtgggTTTTAGCATAGTTGGTGTTTGTCAGACTGAGGTGggtttaggtacctatgttaatGATCAGTTGGTTATATTTTTGCAGTCGGCAGCTGGCATTCAAAACGCATCTTGACCTTTTTGAAATACTGTGACTCCATCAACATTCTACAGTACCTACACAGTTTCATACATCTCATATTTTCCTATCTACAGAAAGCAAAGtccattttctaaataaaaggTACCTAGCTTAGGTGCTCTTACTTTGCTTGTTGCTTGCAAAGGACGTTCTAGTAATTACAGACATTCTACGTACCTTTGTGACGTCACCGAGCGCGGGAAACGCTCAAAGGCGCCATTTTGAAAACGTTTCGTAACTACGCTAGACTCTGTGAGATGTTAGAGGGCAACGTTTAGTTCCATGTATTTTCGTCAAGAAGGTTTGCTTCTCTagtatttgtttgatttatgtCGTGTTTGGTGTGTAATAGCTTCTGACtgcagtttcacctgcatctGTTGGGAATTATTTCACGCACTCGGATATAAAAAAGTAGCGCGTATAGCCTCCCGCGATAATGGGGTGtcaaaaagtgttttattttcccaaattggaccagtagtgcTTAAAACTAACAAccttttcaactttataataaaataactatcgCACATTTTCTAACAATCGTGTCTACTTATACATGTCGTATAAGCTTTCCAAGAAAAATCAAGTACCTACTGCCTACTACCTATTGAAACAAGGAAAGacacattatatttttctgttaaaatAGGTGTGTCTCTATTATATCATTTGCTTtaactttctttgttttaaaaaaatacacctaGCCTTCCTTTCATTTCATTTCCACGAGCTTATTACCTTCGTACCTAAGTACAAAAGTacgttataatttataatacaaacaGTGAAAAGCTCGTCATTGTAGAGTTTTCAATGCATTTAAATTGACTTATTTCTCCTAGACGCCATGTTTATTCAAGTTTTCAACTTATTTCACTTATTAGCTCCGTCTTTCTAATAAAGAACCGTGATTTGTATTCTCTTTTCCtttctacttattttttttgttatttgaaggAATGTCTGTCTGCTTTCAGTAGAAAATTGAAGTTTCTAAATGTCTACTAAGGCAGTACAATTTTCGTGCTCATAATAAAAAGTCAAATCGTTTTAATTGGAAGAATTTTCACAAACAGTCATGCATATTTGGAGCGTGTTAGGATGATCAAAGCGTTTACTTTATACTTAAACTTTTTTGACGCGATAAATAATGATATACCATTTTGGAATCCTAATGATGAGACAAGTCTCATGCTGTATTTGCGGGATACACCTcgctaattgttattttatatattgttaCAAAACAccttcaggcaagtaccaatgcaacttttctaagtataggATCTTTGACACTAAAGACTgagtttcggagggcacgttaaattgtaggtTCCAGCTTTCATTTAGCAtaattggcagtcgttacagatagtagatgccagtaagtctgacaccagtcttaccaattggtattgggttgccctggtaactgccaacatagttgggaaagggctcgggaaatgatgatgaaGGAAAGAAAAAACCTAGAAAAAaccttagttaaaaaaaatatcaagtcaagtacttaggtacttcttATGTGCTTGGTTGTGATAGTTCGTTAGATCTCCTGTTCGCTCCTGATAATCCTAAGATATGCGCGCTCGGCACGCCTGCTAACTTGTCCTATATGGTCTTGAAAACATACGGGATTCTGAGATTTTTTGTGCCTGATATCTTAGTGAAGAAATATTACAATTCTATTCGTAAGAAATAGTCGTTATTCGCAACTTATTGATATACACTCTAGAATGGGAGTCCAATATCACTTCATGTAAATACAATGTATGCTGCTAAATAGATAAAGTGATTCCTAGGGTTTTGGGTATATTACTATGAGCATATAACGAAATTATTGACAAAAGTAGATTTATCTGAGCGTGAATATATCCACTAGAGCCCCCCAAAAAACTACAGACTAATCTATTGGCCGACAGTTTTATTAGGTTTGCAGTCTGTCGGTCTCACAAGAACAGTTAAGCATAAACCGATTCTACATAGCCCACACAGAAAACTATGTATCTAATCTATTTTACTAAACAAATactttacaaaatatcaacGGACCAGCTCAATCAATAGATCCTTTGTGTTTCTACACAATTTGCACTCTGATCACACGACGCTCGTTCACTTTTGCATATAAAAGGCTTAGAGTCTCAACCTTTGTACTGAGTTGCTAACATAATCTGTTTTCTAGTGCTATGTACTGTTGAAGTGGTTTGGACTTGCTAAACTCTTTGTTTGGATGGTGTAGGAAATGACTGAGGTTCGTTTATGAAAGTACATGTATAGAAATCGTGGTTTAACGATTGTTCTGAAGCAGTGGTTCCAATTTCTTTGTACCACTTCTTGTAACACCTCACTACCTTTTTTATGTACCACTTAGCTTGCGTAAGTACCTTAAGTTAAATATTAGAGGTATTTAATCAATTTTCGCCGTTGGGGGACCTATCTACTAGCTAGATAAAACAATCTCCCAACTGTGATTATTCAACTTGTTTTAAATAGCCCGACTGCTTATCTCTATAacgaaacaaaacaatatattttcgtagcagaaataaataacaaaaaaatacataagaaataaatgaacacAAAACTAATCCAAGTTTAAACTAAGAAAACTTTCAGAAATACTGAGTAGGTAGACACCTAATTAACTTTAACAAaactaagtaattaaaaaaatctcaaaagaaAAGCTCAGCGTACCTATAATATTAACTTATTCAAAATGTATTCGTAAAACGTGCGGCTACTTGGCACGTTATTAAATGCAAATGCATGTAAAACAGTTTCgctgtaaattatttaaagtttttaattagttgCCTCGTCataaatgaacaatatttcGAGTTAATTTACGCTCCATGTATTCCTTTGTTCATGTAgtttattacaaattatttttactttagaaTAAACCACTGTTTTGTCACTACGCTTTCTGCGACTCTAGTACGGATttcgaaagaaaaaaaaaatagacagaAATAAGTTGTGTTCTGCGAAAATTATTCTTAAATTGACAAATACTAGATTCGCTATTTTATGATGATATCTCTACTTAGCAGTGGAATCCTAATtatattaacttttaataaccactgagaaataaaattaatttattatccaTCCTACGTCTTACAATGTGCACGCAGACTTTATAAAAAATCGCAGtccaaaaaatgtaaaaaagctTTATGAACTGAGAAACTCCTCTTTTTGTAAGTCATCCAGttgtaatttctataaaaacgTTAGTGACAATAGTACctattagaaataaattataaaacaaaggcaAAACTCATTACAAGAAAAGAGAAGAAACAAATAACAGTTTGAAACGAAAAACTTTAAGAGTCGCCTTGTGAAGCGACTTTGAAATTTTGACGTCGTCATAACGATGAATAATATAGTGGCAATGTTACCAACTAACGCTGTGATGGATATTACAGAAGGTTAGAttaatataaagtttaattatgcagatcaatttaaaaaactgcATGTAGAAAGATTactaaatacaatacaaaaaaaaaaaaatataactaagcaCAACTACAGTCAACGTCAAACGTCTTTTCTCACGGATACTCCGTGGACAGCGGActatttgaaatacattttttttttatattttggaatcacttaaaaatattacttcaacTACAGTCTTTCAAGCCCAAGTGCCTAATATCACTTTTCCACacactcatcatcctccgagccttttcccaactatgttggggtcggcttccagtctaaccggattcagctgagtaccagtgcttcacaagaagcgactgcctatctgaccccctcaaccca includes:
- the Atg6 gene encoding beclin-1-like protein; its protein translation is MSETKSFVNFSCQRCLQPLKLDESLNNLGEHTIADLTLQIRRNNEVDLDMQSTSLEHYVPPFRMSESGNGANGFMVISDGWETTSLGHQLHVKATLFDLLSNNSDVDHPLCDECTDTLLELMDNQLRQTEAEWKDYNDYLKKLEDDKEDLNLEGLEKELEDWKQEQSRLLQELSALQKEERAMKEEIEVQEREKERLEKEQDVYWREYTRYRKDLMTIEDQMKFYECQLAYTQSQLEKLKKTNVFKAAFHISDSGQFGIINNFRLGRLPSAPVDWSEINAAWGQTVLLLSSLARKICFNFQRYKLVPYGNHSYIEVLEDQKVLPLYGSGGFRLLWDTKFDAAMVAFLDCLQQFKEQVEKGNTGFCLPYRIDKGKIEDTASPPHAYSIKIQFNSEEHWTKALKYMLTNLKWALTWISSQFSEDKLENP